In one window of Oryza sativa Japonica Group chromosome 9, ASM3414082v1 DNA:
- the LOC136351220 gene encoding BTB/POZ and MATH domain-containing protein 2-like: MAAASTTDQGVAVINDSPLCKLLSSGDGRHVTFRVDYAAARRPAVAGRTLRTTCAIGDSGAYRCEASFRLLIGRRKLAAFAVVVSGPRYRDVHKVVVDLVLVDNARSVALQPPTRSMAIQAAAGSNQGGCGLLVSKDYLEENCVQDGVLVAVCSVLFLPELPPCLWLDSLGHRLAAMSNKKDSTLTDVCFDVDGERFNAHRLVMAAQSEVFRSLLFGSDDAETKTETAVVTIDGISATTFKHMLHYIYCNQLPPPATGDGDDDDGEADHVTRIAELQRLLVAADAYGVEALRQACEDTLCAGINMDTVASTLALTEKGSYPKLRGSCLEFLSNTQIYSVATNDECYEVVQSYPDVLTEIRDRFKKPRLTPKFPSTDTKDQNNP, encoded by the coding sequence ATGGCAGCTGCCAGCACCACCGATCAAGGTGTAGCCGTTATCAACGACAGCCCACTGTGCAAGCTCCTCTCTTCCGGCGACGGTCGGCACGTCACGTTCCGGGTCGACTACGCGGCCGCGAGGCgacccgccgtcgccggccgtacGCTGCGCACGACGTGCGCCATCGGCGACAGCGGCGCGTACAGGTGTGAGGCGTCCTTCAGGCTGCTGATCGGGCGGAGAAAGCTGGCCGCCTTCGCCGTGGTTGTGTCCGGCCCACGCTACCGAGACGTGCACAAGGTGGTGGTCGATCTCGTCCTCGTCGACAATGCCAGGTCGGTGGCCCTGCAGCCGCCTACGAGATCCATGGCTATccaggccgccgccgggagCAACCAAGGAGGGTGCGGGTTGCTCGTCTCCAAGGATTACCTCGAGGAGAACTGCGTGCAGGATGGCGTCCTGGTGGCGGTGTGCTCCGTGCTCTTTCTCCCGGAGTTGCCACCTTGCCTATGGCTGGACTCGCTAGGCCACCGTCTCGCCGCCATGTCGAACAAGAAGGACAGTACTCTCACCGACGTATGCTTCGACGTCGATGGCGAGAGGTTCAACGCGCACCGCCTGGTGATGGCGGCGCAGTCGGAGGTGTTCAGGAGCTTGCTGTTCGGCTCCGATGACGCCGAGACCAAGACGGAGACCGCAGTCGTCACCATCGACGGCATCAGCGCCACCACCTTCAAGCACATGCTCCACTACATCTACTGCAACCAGCTACCGCCACCGGCCAccggcgacggtgacgacgatgacggcgaggCAGACCATGTCACGAGGATCGCCGAGCTGCAGCGGCTGCTCGTCGCGGCCGACGCGTACGGGGTGGAGGCGCTGAGGCAGGCGTGCGAGGACACGCTGTGCGCCGGGATCAACATGGACACGGTCGCCTCGACGCTGGCGCTGACGGAGAAGGGGTCGTACCCGAAGCTGAGGGGGTCGTGCCTCGAGTTCCTGTCCAACACGCAGATTTACTCGGTGGCGACCAACGACGAGTGCTACGAGGTGGTGCAGAGCTACCCGGACGTGCTGACGGAGATACGGGACAGGTTTAAGAAACCACGGCTAACTCCGAAATTCCCATCGACCGATACCAAAGATCAAAACAACCCTTAA